The Leptospira licerasiae serovar Varillal str. VAR 010 genome segment GTTTTAGCGGAAAGAGTATCTCCGGGATATACAGGTTTCAAGAATTGAACGTCGTAGTATCCAAGGTTTGCGAGAGCTTTTTCGGAATCATTTTGAACTCCTAAAGAAAGCGCTACGTTGAACACCATTAACGGGGAAACTAATAGATCCTTAAATCCGTGAGCTTGTGCATAAGGAGCGGAAAGATAAAGTGGGTTTGCTTCCATAAAAGTGGTAGCAAACTCTTGTGCAAAAGAACGATCGATGGTCAGTTCTCTTGGATGTTCGAAAATTGCACCTTCTGTAAATTCTTCCAGATATCTGCCGTAAATGCCCCGTTTTACGGTTCCGGTTTCCACCGGAGTTTTGGGACCTAGTTCCGCGAAGGGGGAAGTAGGGATTTTAGCCATAGTGAGAACTCCTGCTTCGTTTTAAGTTTCTTCCAGGATTTTGAGATCCTCCGGTCGGAAAAGGCTTTTTCGGCTTAATAAGTCCCGAAATACCCGTCCAGTTGGCTTCTGGATCCGAAACGAAACTCCGAAATTTGGATCTCTTGTTTCGTAAGCTCCGGATTATTGTCCTTCTCCCCAAACATATGATTCCAGGTATTTACGTAAAGGATCGGCAGAGAGTTTCGATTTTCCAAATGAGAAGAAAAAAGTACCCTGTCTTTATGGACGACCGGATCTTCTTGGAAGAGCTGGTCTCCTGAATAAACATTCTTTAGATCTAATTGAAAAGTTTTACCGTCCGGCTCGAGTCGAACTAAGAACGACTCAATGTCGTAGGTCCTACCGTAGCGGATCCTTCGGTAAATCCTGTAAAAAAAATCCTTCCAGGAGCTTGGATGGATCTCATCCCTAAAGACCAAACTGATCTCCCATTCGAATCCAATCGGAGTGATATTTGCCTTACAATAGATCCCTACCAGATCGTTGCCGGTCTGCACATCTATCTCAGGTTGGGATAAAACGAAAAGATCCGACTTGGGACAGATCCCTTCCGTGGCTTGGAATATTGGCAGAGGTGGACTAGCGCAGCCCAAATGAAGAATGAATAGTGGGATGAGAAGATAAGATTTCATGAGAAGGTCGGAATGGAGGAATTCGAATCAGTTTTTCAATCTTGTCAAGATGGAAAATAGGTGCTTTTCCATTCGGGAAGAGAAAGTCTGGAATCGATGAGTTCCTCAGTTTTATTCAGAGAATTTCCCCAAATAGCGCTTTCTGCCCAAAAGGAGAAGGTGAGAGAAAAGATACAAAACACTAAAAAGGTTTTGGAAGAAGTTTTACAAAAGAGGGATGTTGTAAATTACGAGTCCGTAATACGACCTCTGAACGATTCTATGGAAGAATTGCAGGAAGAGTTTACCGTACTTTCCCACCTAAATAGTGTTAAAAATAGCGAAGAAACACAAGAACACTATACTGAGATACTTCCTGAGATCACAGAGTTTTATACAGCACTAGGCCAAAACGAAGAATTATTCAAACTATATTCTGAAATTTACGAGAAGGAAAAATCCAGATTAGACAGACCTAAAAACAAGGTGCTGGAAGATGCAATCCTGCAGTTCAAATTAGGAGGAGTTGGACTTCCGGAAGATAAAAAAAATCGTCTTCAGGAAATTCAACTTAGGTTGTCGGATCTTTCCAACCAATTCTCTCAAAATTTATTGGATTCCACCAACTCTTTCGAAATGAAGATCGAATCTGAAGAAGATGTAAAGGAGATCCCTGAATCGGATAAGGCGTTGTACAAAAACGAGGACGGGACTTACACTTTCACTCTTCAGTTCCCAAGTTATAATTGTTATATGACTTACGGAACAAATCGCTCCAAAAGAGAGGAATTATACAAAGCATACGTAACCCGCGCTTCGGGAAACGGCAAAATTTTGGAAGAGATACTGGCTGTCCGAGATGAGTCCGCTAAATTATTAGGATATAAAAATTACGCAGAATCTTCTTTGGCGACCAAGGTTGCCGATTCTCCTGAGCAGGTGTTGGACTTCCTTCAAAGGATCGGAAAACTTGCCAAGCCGGTAGCAGAGAAGGAAATTTCCAAACTCAAAAAATTTGCAGAAACGCTTGGTATTCCGGATTTTCAAGCATTCGACAGCGCTTATGTTTCTGAAAAATTAAAGAAGAAGGACTATAATTTTGACGAAGAGCTGACTCGTCCTTATTTCGAAAAAAATTCTGTGGTAAAGGGAACTTTCGCCTTTTTGGAGAAATTATTAGGATTAAAATTTGAGAAGACGAACGCTCCCGTTTGGGATCCCAAAACGGAAGTGTATCATGTAAAAAACGGCTCCGAAATTATTGCCAGATTGTATTTGGATCTGGAAGCGAGAAAGGACAAACAGGGCGGCGCCTGGATGAATCATTGGGAAACTAGAAATAAACTTTCCGGTAAAACGATCCTTCCTTCCGCATTCGTTATTTGTAATTTTCCTCCTTCTAAGGATGGCGCTCCTTCTCTATTAAATCATTCCGATGTCGTAACATTCTTTCATGAGATGGGACATGCTCTCCATCATCTTTGCGCGAAAATTGAAGAACCTCCTGTGAGCGGGATCAACGGAGTAGAATGGGACGCAGTGGAATTTCCTTCTCAGTTTTTAGAAAATTTTGCGTATGAACCAGAGGTTTTAGATTTTTTTGCATTTCATTATGAAACGGGAAAACCTATGCCGAAAGAATTGGCGCAAAAATTAAAGGATACTAAAAACTTTTTGGCTGCGATGGGGGTGGTGAGGCAGCTAGAATTCGGGATTTTTGATATAAGGATCCATCTTCAAAAATATTCGGAGGAGGAAGTGCAAAATATTCTGGATACTGTGCGAAAGGATGTAAGCGTAATTTTTCCGCCCGAATATAACAAGTTCCAGAATGGTTTCGGTCATATTTTCTCAGGAGGATATGCAGCAGGTTATTATAGTTATAAATGGGCGGAACTTTTAGCAGCGGACGCGTTCTTTGCGTTTAGATCCAAGGGAATTTT includes the following:
- the lsa23 gene encoding surface adhesion protein Lsa23, which encodes MKSYLLIPLFILHLGCASPPLPIFQATEGICPKSDLFVLSQPEIDVQTGNDLVGIYCKANITPIGFEWEISLVFRDEIHPSSWKDFFYRIYRRIRYGRTYDIESFLVRLEPDGKTFQLDLKNVYSGDQLFQEDPVVHKDRVLFSSHLENRNSLPILYVNTWNHMFGEKDNNPELTKQEIQISEFRFGSRSQLDGYFGTY
- a CDS encoding M3 family metallopeptidase, with translation MSSSVLFREFPQIALSAQKEKVREKIQNTKKVLEEVLQKRDVVNYESVIRPLNDSMEELQEEFTVLSHLNSVKNSEETQEHYTEILPEITEFYTALGQNEELFKLYSEIYEKEKSRLDRPKNKVLEDAILQFKLGGVGLPEDKKNRLQEIQLRLSDLSNQFSQNLLDSTNSFEMKIESEEDVKEIPESDKALYKNEDGTYTFTLQFPSYNCYMTYGTNRSKREELYKAYVTRASGNGKILEEILAVRDESAKLLGYKNYAESSLATKVADSPEQVLDFLQRIGKLAKPVAEKEISKLKKFAETLGIPDFQAFDSAYVSEKLKKKDYNFDEELTRPYFEKNSVVKGTFAFLEKLLGLKFEKTNAPVWDPKTEVYHVKNGSEIIARLYLDLEARKDKQGGAWMNHWETRNKLSGKTILPSAFVICNFPPSKDGAPSLLNHSDVVTFFHEMGHALHHLCAKIEEPPVSGINGVEWDAVEFPSQFLENFAYEPEVLDFFAFHYETGKPMPKELAQKLKDTKNFLAAMGVVRQLEFGIFDIRIHLQKYSEEEVQNILDTVRKDVSVIFPPEYNKFQNGFGHIFSGGYAAGYYSYKWAELLAADAFFAFRSKGIFDEDLAAKYRTEILEKGGSENAMVLFKRFLGRDPEPDALLKLYDLVA